In Eupeodes corollae chromosome X, idEupCoro1.1, whole genome shotgun sequence, the following proteins share a genomic window:
- the LOC129953301 gene encoding AP-1 complex subunit mu-1 codes for MSSSAIYVLDVKGKVLISRNYRGDIDMSVIDKFMPLLMEREEEGLITPILQMAECTFAYIKTNNLYIVSTTRKNANIALIFVFLHKIAHVFVEYFKELEEESIRDNFVVIYELLDELIDFGYPQTTDSKILQEYITQEGHKLEIQPRIPMAVTNAVSWRSEGIKYRKNEVFLDVIESVNLLANANGNVLRSEIVGAIKMRVYLSGMPELRLGLNDKVLFESTGRGKSKSVELEDVKFHQCVRLSRFENDRTISFIPPDGEFELMSYRLNTHVKPLIWIESVIERHAHSRVEYMIKAKSQFKRRSTANNVEIVIPVPGDADSPKFKTSIGSVKYAPEQNAITWTIKSFPGGKEYLMRAHFGLPSVECEETEGKPPIQVKFEIPYFTTSGIQVRYLKIIEKSGYQALPWVRYITQNGDYQLRTN; via the exons GAGGAGGGTTTGATAACGCCAATTCTTCAAATGGCCGAATGCACATTCgcttatattaaaacaaataatttatacatTGTGTCAACAACCCGAAAGAATGCCAATATAGCTCTTATTTTCGTGTTCTTGCACAAGATCGCTCATGTATTTGTGGAGTATTTTAAAGAATTGGAAGAGGAGAGTATTCGtgataattttgttgtcatttaCGAGTTGCTGGACGAATTGATAGACTTTGGTTATCCCCAGACAACAGATAGTAAGATCCTACAAGAGTACATAACACAAGAAGGCCACAAATTAGAAATCCAACCAAGAATACCAATGGCTGTGACAAATGCTGTATCGTGGCGCTCAGAGGGAATCAAGTATCGCAAAAATGAGGTCTTCTTAGATGTGATCGAGTCGGTAAATCTACTGGCGAACGCAAACGGAAATGTTTTACGAAGTGAAATTGTAGGCGCGATTAAAATGAGGGTTTATTTATCTGGAATGCCAGAATTACGTCTAGGTCTAAACGATAAGGTTCTCTTTGAAAGCACTGGTCGTGGAAAGTCCAAGTCGGTTGAGTTAGAGGACGTAAAGTTTCATCAGTGCGTAAGACTATCGAGATTCGAAAACGATCGTACCATTTCATTTATTCCACCCGATGGAGAATTTGAATTAATGTCCTATCGTCTGAATACACAT GTTAAGCCATTGATATGGATTGAATCGGTGATCGAACGCCATGCTCATAGCCGTGTTGAATATATGATTAAGGCCAAATCGCAGTTCAAACGTCGTTCGACAGCAAATAATGTTGAAATTGTCATTCCAGTGCCAGGCGATGCTGATTCGCCTAAATTTAAAACATCGATTGGCAGTGTGAAGTACGCTCCTGAACAGAACGCCATAACATGGACAATTAAGTCATTTCCA GGTGGTAAGGAATATTTAATGCGTGCCCATTTCGGTCTACCTAGTGTGGAGTGCGAGGAAACTGAAGGAAAACCACCAATAcaagttaaatttgaaataccTTACTTTACAACATCTGGCATTCAG gttcgttatttaaaaatcattgaaaaaagtGGCTATCAAGCTTTGCCTTGGGTGCGTTACATTACTCAAAACGGTGACTACCAATTGCGAACCAATTAA